The DNA region CAAAAAAGAATTTATAGGAAAAAACGCAGATTATATTCTTTCTAAAATAGGTATTGAGGTCGATCCTTCGATTGTTCTCATTATTATGGAAGTATCAAAGGAACATCCTTTTGTACAAGAAGAGCTTATGATGCCGATTCTTCCAATTGTTAGAGTGAAAGATGCGAAAGAGGGTATTGATTTGGCTTGCCAAGTTGAACATGGAAATAGACATACTGCAATTTGTCATTCACGTGATATTGAAGTGCTTTCTGAAATGGGAAGAAGAATACAAACAACAATATTTGTTAAAAATGGGCCATCTTACGCTGGAATAGGTGTTGGAGGAGAAGGTTTTACAACCTTTACAATCGCAGGACCTACGGGTGAAGGCTTAACTTCTGCAAGTACCTTCACAAGGAAGAGAAGATGTGTTTTAGTGAATGGCTTTAACATTAAATAACGGGGTGATAAAAGTGGAAAATCTAATAAATATAATCAAGGATGCTGGTGTTGTTGGTGCAGGTGGTGCAGGATTTCCTACACACGTAAAATTTGATGCTAAAGCAGATTTCGTCATCGTAAATGGTGCAGAATGTGAGCCGTTGCTTAGAGTAGACCAAATCTTAATGGATTTAGAAGCAGAAAAAATTCTTTTTGCTCTAGATCAATGTGTTACCCATGTTGGCGCTAAAGAAGGCATCCTTGGGTTAAAGAATAAGTATACCAAGGCAATCGCATCACTAACAAAAGCTTTAGAAAAATATCCGCATCTGCGCATTCATCTACTGGAAAATGTGTATCCAGCTGGAGATGAACAATATTTGGTTTATGTTACAACTGGAAGGATAGTTCCTGAAGGTGGTATTCCAATCATGGTAGGGACTATTGTTACAAATGTAGAAACCTTGCTTAATATTTATAATGGAATCCACAATACACCAGTAACGGAAAAATATTTAACAATAGCAGGTGCAGTAAAGAATCCAATTACTGTAAAAGTACCCTTAGGGATAACTGTGCGAGAGGTTCTTCATCTCGCAGGTGGTCCACTAAATGAGAATTATAAAGTAATTGATGGTGGACCAATGATGGGTAAAATATTAGCCTCCATTGATGAACCTGTAAAAAAAGCATCTAAAGGATATATCGTATTACCTGAAGAGCATCCATTGATTAAGAACAAAGAGAAATCAGTTACACGAGTGCTTAAAGAAGCGCAAACTTCCTGTTGTCATTGTGACTTGTGTACAGATGTTTGTCCAAGATATCTTTTAGGGCACAAAATACATCCTTCTAAGCTTATGAGGATTTCGAGCTACGGTTCCCTTGGAGACAAAAATGCAAGTTTAGATGAAGCATTCCTCTGTTGTGAATGTGGGTTATGTGAACAGGCATGTATCATGAACCTACAACCTTGGAAAGTAAATATGAATATAAAGAAACAACTGAATGAAATGGGAATAAAAAATCCAAACAATAGAAAGCCAACTGAAGTAAATCCATTTTTTAAATATAGAGGGTTTCCGGTTAAGAAGCTCATTTACAGACTTGAGCTTGATCAGTATGATGTAGATGCACCGTTAACTCAAATAGACCAGTGTTTTGAGGAAGTGACGATATTAAATAAACAACATATAGGTGCGCCATCGGTTCTTTGGGTAAAAGAAGGAGAAACTGTTACAAAAGGGCAACTCATTTTTAGAGCTAAAGACAATGCCTTAGGCGTAAATATACACGCTAGTATTTCTGGTACTGTTGTTAAAGTCTTTGGAGATAAGGTCATCATTAAAAGTACATAGAAAGTCTATGACTAAAAGGAGGAAATATGAAAAATTCCATTGGTTTATTAGAATTTAAAAGTATTGCAAAAGGTATAGAGGTAACCGATGAAGTGTTAAAATCCTCTAATGTAGAGCTTATATCCGCAAATCCAATATGTCCAGGAAAATATATTTCAATTGTTTCTGGAGATGTAGGTGCAGTAAAAAATGCTGTGGAGATAGGAAAGAAACTTGGTGGTGTATTCCAGATTGAGGCTCTTGTCATAGCAAATATTCATCCTGATATTTTTCCGGCGTTAACAGGAACGGCCGAAATGCATCCAATTAGTTGTATAGGTATTATTGAAACAATGTCTTCCCTTAGTTCGATTATGGTAGCAGACACGGCAATTAAAGCCTCAAATATAAATATTATTGAAATTAGAATTGCTAGAGGCTTAGGTGGTAAAGGTTTTACCATTATTTCTGGTGAAGTATCTTCTGTGAAAAGAGCGATTATGGCTGTAGAAGATAAGTATATGGCTACTGGAGAAATACTTTGTGCTTCTACTGTTGCAAACCCAGAAAAAGAGCTTATTAAAAAGATCTTTGGATAAACAAATTAGTCATTTTATTACCCTCATATGGAATTATAGAGGGAAAAACAATACATAATAGTTTATGATTGCAATGATGAGCTAAAGCTGTATTCGTCCCCCAGCGATATAGCTTTGTTTTAGCTCAGCTTGCAAAAGGAGAAAAAATGAACAAGTTTAAATCATTAATTATTAACCCAGGCTCTACATCCACAAAAATAGCGATTTTTGAGGATGAAAATGAAATATATAGTAAAACCATTAGACATGATACAGATGAGCTAATAGAATATACAA from Firmicutes bacterium HGW-Firmicutes-1 includes:
- a CDS encoding propanediol utilization protein, whose protein sequence is MKNSIGLLEFKSIAKGIEVTDEVLKSSNVELISANPICPGKYISIVSGDVGAVKNAVEIGKKLGGVFQIEALVIANIHPDIFPALTGTAEMHPISCIGIIETMSSLSSIMVADTAIKASNINIIEIRIARGLGGKGFTIISGEVSSVKRAIMAVEDKYMATGEILCASTVANPEKELIKKIFG
- a CDS encoding electron transport complex protein RnfC — encoded protein: MALTLNNGVIKVENLINIIKDAGVVGAGGAGFPTHVKFDAKADFVIVNGAECEPLLRVDQILMDLEAEKILFALDQCVTHVGAKEGILGLKNKYTKAIASLTKALEKYPHLRIHLLENVYPAGDEQYLVYVTTGRIVPEGGIPIMVGTIVTNVETLLNIYNGIHNTPVTEKYLTIAGAVKNPITVKVPLGITVREVLHLAGGPLNENYKVIDGGPMMGKILASIDEPVKKASKGYIVLPEEHPLIKNKEKSVTRVLKEAQTSCCHCDLCTDVCPRYLLGHKIHPSKLMRISSYGSLGDKNASLDEAFLCCECGLCEQACIMNLQPWKVNMNIKKQLNEMGIKNPNNRKPTEVNPFFKYRGFPVKKLIYRLELDQYDVDAPLTQIDQCFEEVTILNKQHIGAPSVLWVKEGETVTKGQLIFRAKDNALGVNIHASISGTVVKVFGDKVIIKST